In a genomic window of Borrelia maritima:
- the fliD gene encoding flagellar filament capping protein FliD, producing MASGFFVPGLESKYNTKEIRESMLKPDKLKIDSSSKKLESLEQEKSAWQLINRKISTLNSLAKEITSLNSPFNLMSGNSSNSEVLTLSTRYGSKNETHKLIVDQIASADVFVSSNFNPKKITIPEGDYIFLVGKKEINVKSNGNIDLLVRDINNKGKGFLSAKIVKSDKNGNSRFILQSLKEGKENKLIIKGEGLPFAKQIGILSELKTNFNPGLSDIVVSQSSVNNRLSFENNNLVLNPLSEMSIEIPEDIEITSRSKIKFEVKYFDTGLEESDNKIIFNPGEATFKDAKVDSEDSVVDLGSDLKAPLEKKYIQMNIVKICGKEGSLELPLINISNNFEEVEVDVGALSNLEEINIENKANNKVIVIRNVEVFDPKNRDGHLPINAKSFAENAKIKFDGVDVERDSNVINDLVPNVTLSLKKTSSDIVEAKIEPDYEGIKRVLLDFIGAYNEVLAEINIVSSNEDQIGNQKSNIVEELTYLSDSQKEEAYKNLGILRSEFLLKNLKSRLESIIFKPYVTSDPNFSIINQMGVFTNSISSSGGLSRYLRLDEKKFDESIRNNIDNVRELFLFDLNGDRVYDNGIAKMLGDCLSPLVTSGGVIYNKIKNYDLKIINQKNKVEDYRKKYDDREKKVEGELNTLDFTVKRMKDQENTLRAFDFNQRNRQ from the coding sequence ATGGCATCTGGATTTTTTGTTCCTGGACTTGAGAGTAAATATAATACTAAAGAAATTCGTGAATCCATGCTTAAGCCTGATAAGCTCAAAATTGATTCTTCTTCTAAGAAACTTGAGTCTTTAGAGCAAGAAAAAAGTGCCTGGCAGTTAATTAATAGAAAAATCTCTACTTTAAATTCTCTTGCAAAAGAAATTACTTCGCTTAACAGTCCTTTTAATTTAATGTCTGGGAATTCTAGTAATAGTGAAGTTTTAACCTTGTCTACTCGATATGGATCTAAGAATGAGACTCACAAATTAATTGTTGATCAAATAGCCTCAGCTGATGTGTTTGTGTCTTCAAATTTTAATCCTAAGAAAATTACAATCCCAGAGGGAGATTATATATTTTTAGTTGGCAAGAAAGAAATTAATGTAAAAAGTAATGGTAACATTGATTTACTTGTGAGAGATATTAATAATAAGGGAAAAGGCTTTTTATCTGCAAAAATAGTAAAAAGTGATAAAAATGGCAATAGTCGTTTTATTTTGCAATCCTTAAAAGAAGGCAAAGAAAACAAACTTATTATAAAAGGAGAGGGATTGCCTTTTGCAAAGCAAATTGGCATTTTAAGTGAACTTAAAACTAATTTTAATCCTGGTCTTTCAGATATTGTTGTAAGCCAATCTAGCGTTAATAATAGGCTTTCTTTTGAAAACAATAATCTTGTTTTAAATCCGCTTTCAGAGATGTCGATTGAAATTCCTGAAGATATTGAAATCACATCTAGGAGTAAAATTAAATTTGAAGTTAAATATTTTGATACAGGCCTAGAAGAGTCCGATAATAAGATTATTTTTAATCCTGGAGAAGCTACATTTAAGGATGCAAAAGTTGACAGTGAAGACAGTGTGGTTGATCTTGGATCTGATTTAAAAGCTCCTTTGGAAAAAAAATATATTCAAATGAATATTGTTAAAATATGTGGCAAAGAGGGGTCTTTAGAGCTTCCTTTAATAAATATTTCAAATAATTTTGAAGAAGTGGAAGTTGATGTTGGAGCTCTTTCTAATCTAGAAGAAATAAATATTGAAAATAAAGCAAATAATAAAGTGATTGTGATTAGAAATGTTGAAGTTTTTGATCCAAAAAATAGAGATGGTCATTTACCAATAAATGCTAAAAGTTTTGCTGAGAATGCAAAAATTAAATTTGATGGGGTAGATGTTGAGAGAGATTCAAATGTTATTAATGATTTAGTTCCAAATGTAACTTTAAGTTTAAAAAAAACCTCAAGTGATATTGTTGAAGCTAAAATTGAACCTGATTACGAGGGAATTAAGAGAGTTCTTTTAGATTTTATTGGTGCTTATAATGAGGTTCTTGCTGAGATTAATATTGTAAGTTCCAATGAAGATCAAATTGGAAATCAAAAGTCTAATATAGTTGAAGAGCTGACTTATCTTAGTGATTCTCAAAAAGAAGAGGCTTATAAAAATCTAGGTATTCTACGGTCTGAATTTTTATTGAAAAATCTTAAGTCTAGGCTAGAATCAATAATTTTTAAGCCTTATGTTACTAGTGATCCTAATTTTTCAATAATTAATCAAATGGGAGTTTTTACCAACTCAATTTCTTCTTCTGGTGGACTTTCTAGATATTTAAGACTTGATGAGAAAAAGTTTGATGAATCAATTCGTAATAACATTGATAATGTTAGGGAGCTTTTTTTATTTGATCTTAATGGTGACAGAGTATATGATAATGGAATTGCCAAAATGCTGGGAGATTGTTTGTCTCCTCTTGTGACTTCTGGAGGAGTTATTTATAATAAAATAAAAAATTATGATCTTAAAATTATTAATCAAAAAAATAAAGTTGAAGATTATAGAAAGAAGTACGATGATAGAGAGAAAAAGGTAGAAGGCGAGCTTAATACCTTAGATTTTACCGTTAAGCGAATGAAAGATCAGGAAAATACATTAAGGGCTTTTGATTTTAACCAAAGAAACAGACAATAA